One genomic window of Corticium candelabrum chromosome 9, ooCorCand1.1, whole genome shotgun sequence includes the following:
- the LOC134184158 gene encoding fibropellin-1-like codes for MTITECIERPCNLTCNERDNLFRISNKYTCRCDDVSLFPTCRFDVDECALGQDNCTQGTKCINTLNGFDCIFKCTCDTCYNNGTCHEHLYSGIKTCECQSNYTGLRCETYLDGCWPSPCVHGTCVPVESGATCFCRIGFAGRYCDVEIDECQLSPCGHQGTCSGHVGGYTCACKDGYVGANCEININECASNPCKENELCQDDMNRYRCMRVHSACDENVCAHDGVCLRLSDKGHCYCTNGYHGVHCEVEVNECSSSPCSNGSSCVDGIGNYTCVCPPEFTGPHCDTVMTDCEISDCGSNGKCLNGTCICLDGYTGNRCESEIDPCVSSSCDYGAKCVPDYPSYTCSCPTGAIGRHCEFFQYCGIHSDEFVSDFDNLRAFPYGESAVQVSWELRNASNKPETRRFYVLRYLLEYSTVDNLFARNVTVNGTNVVLEDLNHLEFRFGIASIINDKDRLVCSKFSYVSGAVAPNISR; via the coding sequence ATGACAATCACAGAATGTATCGAACGCCCATGTAACCTTACATGCAATGAAAGAGACAATTTGTTTAGGATCAGCAACAAGTATACTTGCAGATGCGATGATGTAAGCTTGTTTCCTACCTGTCGTTTTGATGTCGACGAATGCGCTTTGGGACAGGATAATTGCACACAAGGCACGAAATGTATTAATACGCTCAATGGATTTGATTGTATATTCAAGTGTACGTGTGACACGTGTTATAACAACGGTACGTGTCATGAACATTTGTACAGTGGAATAAAAACATGTGAATGTCAATCGAATTATACCGGATTACGATGCGAGACTTATCTCGACGGTTGTTGGCCATCGCCTTGTGTTCACGGAACATGTGTACCGGTAGAGAGTGGCGCTACTTGTTTCTGTAGGATTGGTTTTGCAGGACGTTATTGCGACGTGGAAATAGACGAATGTCAGTTATCACCATGTGGCCATCAAGGCACCTGCTCTGGTCACGTGGGTGGATACACTTGCGCCTGTAAAGACGGATATGTTGGAGCAAACTGTGAAATCAATATTAATGAATGCGCAAGCAATCCTTGTAAAGAAAATGAATTATGTCAAGATGATATGAATCGATATCGTTGTATGCGAGTGCATAGCGCGTGCGACGAAAACGTGTGTGCACACGACGGCGTCTGTCTCAGACTCTCCGACAAAGGTCATTGTTACTGCACGAACGGATATCACGGTGTCCACTGCGAAGTCGAAGTGAATGAGTGCAGTTCTAGTCCTTGCTCTAACGGATCTTCTTGTGTCGACGGTATCGGTAACTACACGTGTGTCTGCCCGCCAGAATTTACCGGTCCACACTGTGACACAGTAATGACTGATTGTGAAATATCAGATTGTGGGAGTAATGGTAAGTGCTTGAATGGCACGTGTATATGTCTCGACGGCTACACGGGTAACAGATGTGAGAGTGAGATCGACCCTTGTGTTTCGTCAAGCTGTGATTACGGGGCAAAATGCGTGCCTGACTATCCGTCTTACACGTGTTCGTGTCCGACGGGAGCAATTGGTCGCCATTGCGAATTTTTTCAATATTGTGGTATTCATAGTGACGAGTTTGTGTCGGACTTTGACAACCTTAGAGCATTCCCGTACGGAGAAAGTGCAGTTCAAGTATCTTGGGAGTTACGGAATGCGAGCAATAAGCCGGAAACAAGAAGATTTTACGTTCTACGATATTTGTTAGAATACAGCACAGTCGACAATTTGTTCGCTCGAAATGTTACGGTCAATGGCACCAATGTGGTACTCGAAGATTTAAATCATTTAGAATTTCGTTTTGGAATCGCTTCAATTATCAATGACAAGGATCGACTCGTCTGCAGCAAGTTTTCCTATGTGTCAGGAGCTGTTGCGCCAAACATTTCTcgttag